A window of the Candidatus Eisenbacteria bacterium genome harbors these coding sequences:
- a CDS encoding DEAD/DEAH box helicase — MSLEAQVDASFAPGGALADRWTRYEVRPSQRELAIDVARTLERGGVRLAEAPTGVGKSLAYLIPAVYAAAAGRRVVVATCTRSLQDQLFERDLPAVLQVLDLDVPCARLKGKQNYLCGSALDGLAARDDDERETVEALRHWASTESSGDLDLFPAPDAELFRRLRPRVATDPVGCSGLGCRRGRECHWVRARRRAVEARLLIVNHALLALSGDAEGLLPEFDALIVDEAHRLEGVLLAQLERGVSRHRIEDALRLVGAGRRGGEAEEPESDARSNGRGGLAARLRRRELPLFDADARQRLAEVIEGLVRRVTETRADAERFFAAIEPAGERDSLYGSRARYRSASELLGADLEPLERLHAHAGGFSRTVRSLAAEIATRPGEGAERTRSEALVADLEHTGAVWDALAHDLLVLGEASEPGWVHWRTSGGRGVELRGCPVEVGGHARRLVIGRAPAVVLTSATLTSAGDFRFIAERLGLGESHGVPYESVSYESPFALGEQMRSFVSESNLADEAESVARVVAALARATGRNQLVLFTAHERLRRAREWLRTHLDDPSRLIAQVWDGPATLVSERFRAASGAVLLGVQSLWEGVDFPGESLEVLVVARLPFSVPDDPRVEARGEAVAARGLDPFRHDAVPEAVLRFRQGVGRLIRRRDDRGVLVVCDPRIVRASYRRPFLDALPGMPEVHGDVDALAAAAARFLDAVPRERTELAPNGTRHEGAS, encoded by the coding sequence GTGTCGCTCGAGGCCCAGGTGGACGCGTCGTTCGCACCCGGCGGAGCGCTCGCCGATCGCTGGACTCGCTACGAGGTGCGCCCCTCGCAGCGCGAGCTCGCGATCGACGTCGCGCGCACACTCGAGCGCGGCGGGGTGCGGCTCGCGGAGGCACCGACCGGGGTCGGCAAGTCGCTGGCCTACCTGATCCCCGCCGTGTACGCCGCCGCCGCGGGGCGGCGCGTGGTGGTCGCGACCTGCACGCGCTCGCTCCAGGACCAGCTGTTCGAGCGCGACCTGCCGGCGGTGCTCCAAGTGCTGGATCTCGACGTGCCGTGCGCGCGCCTCAAGGGCAAGCAGAACTATCTGTGCGGGTCGGCGCTCGACGGGCTCGCCGCGCGTGACGACGATGAGCGCGAGACCGTCGAGGCGCTGAGACACTGGGCGAGCACCGAGTCCTCCGGCGACCTCGATCTGTTCCCGGCCCCCGACGCCGAACTCTTCCGACGCCTGCGTCCGCGAGTCGCGACCGATCCGGTCGGCTGCTCGGGGCTCGGCTGCCGCCGCGGCCGCGAGTGTCACTGGGTGCGCGCGCGGCGGCGGGCCGTCGAGGCGCGACTCCTGATCGTCAACCACGCGTTGCTCGCGCTCTCGGGTGACGCCGAGGGGCTGCTGCCCGAGTTCGACGCGCTGATCGTCGACGAGGCCCATCGACTCGAAGGCGTACTGCTGGCGCAGCTCGAACGTGGCGTCTCGCGCCATCGCATCGAGGATGCGCTGCGACTGGTCGGAGCGGGTCGTCGCGGTGGCGAGGCCGAGGAACCGGAGTCCGACGCGAGGTCGAACGGCCGCGGCGGGCTTGCCGCGCGACTGAGACGCCGCGAGCTGCCGTTGTTCGATGCCGACGCGCGCCAGCGGCTGGCTGAAGTGATCGAGGGACTGGTGCGACGCGTGACCGAAACGCGCGCCGATGCCGAGCGCTTCTTCGCCGCCATCGAGCCGGCCGGCGAACGGGACTCCCTCTACGGTTCGCGTGCGCGCTACCGTTCCGCGAGCGAGTTGCTGGGCGCCGACCTGGAGCCGCTCGAACGGCTGCACGCGCATGCGGGCGGCTTCTCGCGCACGGTGCGATCGCTGGCGGCCGAGATCGCGACGCGACCGGGAGAGGGTGCGGAGCGCACACGCTCCGAAGCGCTGGTCGCGGACCTCGAGCACACCGGGGCGGTGTGGGATGCGCTCGCGCATGATCTGCTGGTGCTCGGCGAGGCGTCGGAGCCGGGCTGGGTGCACTGGCGAACCTCGGGCGGACGCGGCGTCGAGCTGCGCGGCTGTCCGGTCGAAGTCGGCGGCCATGCACGCCGGCTGGTGATCGGCCGCGCACCGGCGGTGGTACTGACCTCGGCGACGCTCACCAGCGCCGGAGACTTTCGCTTCATCGCCGAACGCCTCGGGCTCGGGGAGTCGCACGGGGTGCCGTACGAATCCGTCAGCTACGAATCGCCGTTCGCGCTCGGCGAGCAGATGCGCAGCTTCGTCTCCGAGTCGAATCTCGCGGACGAGGCCGAAAGCGTGGCGCGGGTGGTGGCGGCGCTGGCGCGTGCGACCGGCCGGAATCAACTGGTGCTCTTCACCGCGCACGAGCGGCTGCGCCGTGCGCGTGAGTGGTTGCGAACGCATCTGGACGACCCGTCGCGACTCATTGCGCAGGTGTGGGACGGCCCCGCGACACTGGTGAGCGAACGATTCCGCGCCGCCAGCGGCGCGGTCTTGCTCGGCGTCCAAAGCCTGTGGGAAGGTGTCGACTTTCCGGGCGAATCGCTCGAGGTTCTGGTGGTCGCGCGGCTGCCGTTCTCGGTCCCGGACGATCCGCGCGTCGAAGCGCGCGGGGAGGCGGTGGCGGCACGCGGGCTCGATCCGTTTCGACACGACGCGGTGCCCGAGGCGGTGTTGAGATTTCGGCAGGGCGTGGGGCGGCTGATTCGGCGACGCGACGATCGCGGCGTGCTGGTGGTGTGCGATCCGCGCATCGTGCGGGCGTCCTACCGGCGTCCGTTTCTCGACGCGCTGCCCGGCATGCCGGAAGTGCACGGCGACGTCGATGCGCTCGCCGCGGCGGCCGCGCGGTTCCTCGACGCGGTGCCGCGCGAGCGGACCGAGCTGGCTCCGAACGGGACGCGCCACGAGGGCGCGTCGTGA
- a CDS encoding BamA/TamA family outer membrane protein encodes MHARVALRSLVGAVVLVVVALQPPRPADAARVPVEVRGASIASRRIEALFERAPGATDSSTVVLGLARLVHELQESGWLDARARAVARDSASGSPSAAWRIEVAEGRRTRLARVTLETSSREDSIAFAAALDLVTGSWAAPGAIGAALDRALDRVVEQGFPYAELSITSFEWDSIGASLRLSAARGPAVTIERVRVDGLRATRPAFARRLVGALEGAPYRPSRARIGRDRLARSGLFRTVEWAGLEGRGDFTRADLVYKVEEPRYSAAEAALGIQGEGRLVGLADLKLDNLAGTGRALRLAWRSDGPGLQRFHARYAEPLLFGGPLALEGAVTHDLQDTLFTRTDAGLRLTFGLEARRRLELELQDQRVVSRLGAVRSVEAALTGFAIESDVRDDLVEPRRGIRGRIEGSQTFQRERLVDGTRRKTTLATARALLEWHRPLRPRSRAGLALELLGSGRFSARDQLELHDRFPLGGASSLRGFDEQQLRVDRYALSRLEWRLFGSRRGERIALFWDHAFTGTRLPLATGGTRVATRSFDGVGFGLRLPAAAGVVGLDFGLEPGRPLLEGRLHLQLTSLF; translated from the coding sequence TTGCATGCACGCGTCGCCCTGCGCAGCCTGGTCGGCGCCGTGGTGCTGGTCGTCGTCGCGCTTCAGCCGCCGCGCCCCGCCGATGCGGCGCGGGTGCCGGTCGAGGTGCGGGGCGCTTCGATCGCGTCGCGTCGCATCGAGGCGCTGTTCGAACGGGCCCCTGGCGCGACCGATTCAAGCACCGTGGTGCTGGGCCTCGCGCGTCTCGTTCACGAGCTTCAGGAGTCCGGATGGCTCGACGCACGTGCGCGCGCGGTGGCGCGCGACAGCGCGTCGGGGAGTCCTTCCGCGGCATGGCGGATCGAGGTCGCCGAGGGGCGGCGCACGAGGCTCGCGAGGGTCACGCTCGAGACCTCGAGCCGCGAAGATTCGATCGCGTTCGCCGCTGCGCTCGACCTTGTCACCGGAAGCTGGGCCGCACCGGGCGCCATCGGAGCGGCGCTCGATCGCGCGCTCGATCGCGTGGTCGAACAGGGCTTTCCCTACGCCGAACTGTCGATCACCTCGTTCGAGTGGGACAGCATCGGCGCAAGCCTGAGGCTCAGCGCGGCGCGTGGCCCCGCGGTGACGATCGAACGGGTGCGCGTGGACGGGTTGCGCGCGACTCGTCCCGCGTTCGCGCGTCGGCTGGTGGGCGCACTCGAAGGCGCGCCCTATCGACCGAGCCGTGCTCGTATCGGGCGCGACCGATTGGCGCGCTCGGGTCTGTTCCGCACCGTCGAGTGGGCGGGACTCGAGGGGCGCGGCGACTTCACGCGTGCCGATCTGGTGTACAAAGTCGAGGAGCCGCGCTACTCGGCGGCCGAGGCGGCACTCGGCATTCAGGGCGAAGGCCGGCTCGTGGGCCTCGCCGATCTCAAGCTCGACAACCTCGCCGGCACCGGACGCGCGCTGCGGCTCGCATGGCGGTCGGACGGACCCGGACTGCAGCGCTTCCATGCGCGCTACGCGGAGCCACTGCTGTTCGGAGGACCGCTGGCGCTCGAGGGCGCGGTGACGCACGACTTGCAGGACACGCTCTTCACGCGCACCGACGCGGGCCTTCGACTCACCTTCGGCCTCGAAGCGCGAAGGCGGCTCGAACTCGAGCTGCAGGATCAGCGCGTGGTCTCGCGACTCGGCGCCGTGCGCTCGGTCGAGGCCGCGCTGACCGGTTTCGCGATCGAGAGCGACGTGCGGGACGATCTGGTCGAGCCGCGACGCGGGATCCGCGGACGCATCGAGGGCTCGCAGACGTTTCAGCGCGAGCGACTGGTCGACGGCACGCGTCGCAAGACCACGCTCGCGACCGCGCGCGCGCTGCTCGAGTGGCACCGTCCGCTGCGCCCGCGCTCGCGGGCCGGGCTCGCCCTCGAGTTGCTCGGCTCCGGCCGCTTCAGCGCCCGCGATCAGCTCGAGCTGCACGATCGCTTCCCGCTCGGTGGGGCGTCCTCGCTGCGCGGCTTCGACGAGCAGCAGCTCCGGGTCGATCGCTACGCGCTCTCGCGTCTCGAATGGCGCCTGTTCGGCAGCCGTCGAGGCGAACGCATCGCGCTGTTCTGGGATCACGCGTTCACCGGCACGCGATTGCCGCTCGCCACGGGCGGCACGCGCGTGGCGACACGTTCCTTCGACGGTGTAGGGTTCGGCCTCCGGCTCCCGGCCGCGGCCGGTGTGGTCGGACTCGACTTCGGTCTCGAACCCGGACGTCCGCTGCTCGAGGGCCGGCTCCACCTGCAACTCACCTCACTCTTCTAA